Genomic window (Pseudomonas sp. L5B5):
GTCCTGGCCGGCCCGCAGGTAGAGGGTGATTCCCGGCACCGCCATCAGTTGCGGGCGAATGCGGTCGATGAAGGCGCTGGCAGAGACGTCACGTTCGCCACGTTTTTTCAGCGAGATCCAGAAACGACCGTTGGCGATGGTCTGGTTGCTGCCCGAGACGCCCACTGAATGAGAGAACGCCTGCACTGCCGGATCGGCGGCAACGATCTCGGCCAGCGCCTGGTGTTTCTTCACCATGTCCGGGTAGGAAATGTCCGCCGCAGCTTCGGTGGTGCCAAGGACGAAACCGGTGTCCTGCACCGGAAAGAACCCCTTGGGAATCATGATGTAGCCGGCGATGGCCATGCCCAGGGTCAGGGCGAAGAGCCCCAACATCAGCTTCTGGTGAGCCAGGGCCCGGCGCAGGCCGCGTTCGTAAAGGGCTAGCAGACGCTCGCCGAAACCGGGGGCGGTGTGTTCCGAGTGCACCGGTGCACGCATGAACAGCGCGGCCAGGGTCGGCGCCAGGGTCAGCGAGACCACCACCGAGATCATGATGGTCGAGGTCGCGGTCAAGGCGAACTCCTTGAACAGCCGGCCCACCACGCCGCCCATGAACAGCAGGGGAATGAAGGCCGCCACCAGGGAAAAGCTGATGGACACCACGGTGAAGCCAATCTCCCCGGCACCCTTGATCGCTGCCTCACGCATGCCGTCGCCGGCCTCCAGGTGCCGATGGATGTTCTCGACCACCACAATGGCGTCGTCCACCACGAACCCCACGGCGATGACAATGGCCACCAGGGTCAGGTTGTTCAGGCTGAACCCCATCACGTACATCAGCGCGCAACTGGCGGTCAGCGAGACGCCCAGGACTGCCGAGACGATCAAGGTAGCCGACCACTGGCGCAGGAACAGCGCCATCACCGCCACCACCAGCAGCACTGCGATCAGCAGGGTGATCTCCACTTCGTGCAGCGAGGCGCGGATGGTCTGGGTCCGGTCCACCAGCACCTTGACCTGCACCGAGGCCGGCAGCATCGCCTCAAGGCCCGGGAGGGCCGCCTGGATCCGGTCCACGGTCTCGACGATGTTGGCCCCGGGCTGGCGCGAAATCACCAGGTTGACCCCGGGCTGGTCGCCGGACCAGGCCTGGACGTAGGCGTCTTCCGGGCCGCTGACCACCCGTGCCACGTCCTGCAGGTGCACCGGTGCGCCATCCTTGTAGGAAACGATCAGTTGCCCATATTCCTCGGGATGGAACAGTTGGTCATTGGTGGACAAGGTGGAAATGCTCGACTCGCCGTACAGGGCACCCTTGGCCAGGTTGAGGCTGGTCTGCTGGATCGCCAGGCGGATGTCGGCGAGTGTCAGTCCGATGGCCGCCAGTTTGTCCGCCGAGGCCTGGACCCGGATCGCCGGGCGCTGCTGGCCGGTGATGTTGATCTGGCCGACGCCGTCGATCTGGCTGATCTGCCGGGCCAGCAGGGTCTCGGCATAGTCGCTCAGTTCAGTCCCGGGCATCTGCATCGAGCTGATACTGAGGATCAGCACCGGACTGTCCGCGGGGTTGACCTTCTTCCAGGTGGGCAGCGTGGGCATGTCCTTGGGCAGTTTGCCGGCGGCGGTGTTGATCGCCGCCTGCACTTCCTGGGCGGCGGTGTCGATGCTCTTGTTCAGGGTGAACTGCAAGGTCAGCAAGGAGGTGCCCAGGGCGCTGCTGGAGGTCATCTGGGTCATGCCGGGAATGGCGCTGAATTGCACTTCCAGCGGTGTGGCCACCGAAGAGGCCATGGTGTCCGGGCTGGCCCCGGGCAGGGCCGCCGAGACCTGGATCGTGGGGAACTCGGCTTCCGGCAGCGGAGCCACCGGCAGGCGCGGAAAGGCGATCAGCCCCAGCAGTACCAGGGCAAAGGTCAGCAGGACGGTGGCGACCGGATGATCGACGCACCAGGCGGATATCGAGCCCTGACCTTTCATGGCTTGGATTCCTCGGCCCGGGCCAGCTGGGGTGGGTCACCCACCACCTGGACCTGGGAGCCGGGCTTGAGTCGCGACTGGCCGTCGCTGACCAGCACATCGCCGGCCTGGACCCCGGAAACGATAGTCAAGCCGCTGTCCTGATACAGCACCTGCACGGGCACCGCTTCCACCTGCTGGCCCTTGACCCGGTACACGAAGTGCTGGTCCAGGCCGCGCTGGACCACGGTCGGCGGTACGGTCAGTGCTCCCTGGTCCAGCGCGGTCTGGATCTTCAGCGTCACCAGTTGCCCGGGCCAGAGCGCTTGCCCGGCGTTGTCGAACTCGGCCTTGGCGCGAAGGGTGCCGGTGCTGGTGTTGATCTGGTTGTCGATCAGGGTCAGGTGGCCGTTGCCCAGCAGCGCCCCCGGGCTGTCGCTGTCGGCGCCCTGGTAGGCCATGACGGCCGCCGGGGACTGGGCCTTGATCAGCCGTTGCAGGGTCGGCAGCATCTGCTGCGGCAACGAGAATTCCACGGCAATGGGATCGATCTGGGTCACCGAGAACAGGCCCTGGGTGTCCGTCATTCGCAGGAAGTTGCCTTCGTCCACGGTGCGAATGCCCACGCGACCCGTCACAGGGGAGCGGATCTGGGTGTAGGACAGCTGTACCTGGGCCGCGTCGATGGCCGCCAGGTTGCCCTGGACCGTGGCGTTGAGCTGATTGACCAGGGCTGCTTGCTGGTCGTAGGTCTGCCTGGAGATGCCGTCATCCACCGACAGCAACTTGTAGCGCTTGAGGTTGACCTGGGCCACCTGCAACTGCGCCTGGTTTTGCGCCAGCTGTGCCCGGGCCTGGTCGAGGGCGGCGCGGATCGAGCGGTCGTCGATGGTCGCCAACAGATCACCGGCCTTGACCTGTTGCCCCTCCTTGACCAGTAACCGAGTAAGAATGCCGTCCACCTGGGGTCGAATGGCCACGCTGTGCAGCGACAGCACCGAGCCGATGCCACTGCTGTAGCGCGGCACGTCCTGGCGCATGACCTCCACGACCCGCACCGGGATCGCCGTGGGGGTGGCCAGCTTGGCGGTCGACGGCTTGCTCAGGAGCCACGCGGCGCTGGCGGCGAGGGCCACGAGCAGGGCGACGGTGACGATGGTTTTCTTGGCAATGGGCATGGGGGAGGGCGCCGAGGCTGTGATGTCGCAGGAATGGCCATGATCTGTGGGCAGTTATAAGCCAGCGACCGGGTCAGCACGGTGACGGCCAGCTGTCAGCGCTGTCAGAAAACTCCCCGTGGCGGACTCGATCAAAGTCCTGCGGTGCGCAGGTATACTGCCGCTCTTGCGTGGCCGCCCCTGGCCCGAATTGTCCATTCTCCCCGGAGTTCCCATGACGTCCCCCGTACAGCCCGATGCTGGCGAAGTTGCCAATGCCGATCCGGTCGCCATCGACAGCGAAGGCAAGGCTGCGATCCCAGCATTCAAGTTCCCCTTCAAGCCCGCGCAGTTCCTGGTGGCCAAGAACGCCCGCCAGCCCAACCATCAGCGCGGCGCCGGCGACTACCACGCCAAGACTCCCGGTGTAGCGCCTTCGGGCACTCGGCGCTCGATGGGCAAACGCTGAGATCGCCGACAATCGCGGATAAAGCGGTGATTTACCCTTTCTCCAGCACGATGATGGCTAATTGCTTTAAAACTGAGCTGGATCAGTATTTGTGCTTTCAGTGCGCTTAGAGTCAGCAGCCCTGCTGACTCCACCCAACAAATACGAGCGCGCTTCCCATGAAGATCAACCTTCCGGTTACTGGGCGAAACGTGGACTTTGCCCCCGATGCGAACATCCTCTCGACCACCGATCTGACCAGCGCGATCACCTACGCCAACCCTGACTTCATCAATATCAGTGGTTATAGCCGTGAGGAATTGTTGGGCTCGCCCCATCACCTGCTGCGCCATCCGGACATGCCGGCGGCGGCCTTCGCCCACATGTGGCGCACCCTCAAGCGCGGTCGTTCGTGGATGGGCATGGTCAAGAACCGTTGCAAGAACGGCGATCATTATTGGGTCAGCGCCTATGTCACGCCCGTCACCCGCGACGGCCAGGCGGTGGAGTACCAGTCAGTGCGGACCAAGCCCAGCCAGCGTCAGGTCGAGGCGGCGGAACGAGCCTATGGTCGCCTGAACAATCCGGGGCCTTCCTGGTGGAACCTGTTGCCGGTGATGAGCCTGCGTCTGCGCCTGTGGACCTGGATCAGTGCCAGTTTAATCGGCAGCTTCGGCATCTCGGTCTGGCTGTTGCCCCATTCGTGGATCTACCAGGGGGCGGCGGTGGCCCTGGGCTGCTGCCTGGGAGCGCTGGGGGTCGGCTGGCAGTTGCGGCCACTGGAGCGACTCACCGAGCGGGCCCGGCAGATTGGCGACAACCCCTTGAGCCAGGGCATCTACACCGGGCGGCTGGATGAGTTCGGGCGTATCGAATTCGCCCTGCAGATGCTCGAGGCCCAGGTCGGCGCGGTGGTCGGGCGTATTGGTGATGCGTCCCAGCGCCTGGCCGGGCATGCCGCGGAGCTGGTGGAACACTTGCACTGCAGTCACAGCAGCACCCTGGAGCAGCAGGCCGAGACCGACCAGGTCGCGGCGGCCATCCACCAGATGGCTGCCAGCGTGGCCGAGGTGGCGACCCATGCGCAGCAGGCTTCGGTGGCGGCTGATCAGGCAGAGAGCGAAACCCGCGAAGGTCACTTGCTGGTGGGAGAAAGCCGCAGTGCGGTGCTGCGCCTGGCCAGCGAGCTTGAGCGAGCCACCGAAGTCATCCACCAACTGGAGAGCCACAGCATCGATATCTCCGGGGTGCTGGAAGTGATCCGCAGTATTGCCGAGCAGACCAACCTGCTGGCCCTGAATGCGGCGATCGAGGCGGCCCGGGCCGGGGAGCAGGGGCGTGGATTTGCCGTGGTGGCCGATGAGGTGCGGGGGCTGGCCCAGCGCACCCAGGACTCCACCAACGAAATCCAGCGCATGATCAGCACCCTGCAGACCGGCGCGCGCCATGCAGTGGAGGCCATGCAGCACAGCAGCCAGCATGTGGAGAGCAGTGTCGACCAGGCCCAGCGTGCGGCCGTGGCCCTGGACGGCATCAGCCAGCGGGTCAACCAGATCACCGAGATGAGCCTGCAAATCGCCGCAGCGGTGGAAGAGCAGAGTGCGGTGAGCGAGGACATCAACCGCAACATCATCGGTATTCGCAACGCCTGCGAGGCCACGGTCAGTGCCGGTCAGCTCAGCCATGTCAATTCCGGCGACGTGGCCGGCCTGGCAGGAGACTTGCGGCAGCTGGCCCTGGAGTTCTGGCACAAGCGCGCCTGACCCCTGACCCCTGACCGCTCGCCGCAAAGCCCCGGCTCAGGCGGCCCGCAGCGGGATGAACGCGTAGTTCAGGGGCGTGTCGCTGATCACCAGAGCACCGCTGGCCGCCACTTCTGCGGCTACCTGCTCGCCGGACAGGTGGAAACTCCAGGCTTGTTCCGGCGCAGCCAGGGGGGCGGCCTGGAGCTGGTCGATGGTATTGGCCAGGGCGCCCATGTCCGGCAGGTAGGCGGTAAAGCCGTCACCCTTGAGCGCCGTGGTGCGGATGCCTAGCCGGGCGCAGACGGCTTGCTTGATCTGGATGTCATCGCGGTCCGCCTGGCGCGAGCGCTGGATCAGCGCGGCCAGTTCTTCATCCACCAATTCGCCGCCCAGGATCAGCTGCGGGCCCTGTTCCCAGGATTGCGGCGGGCATTCCTTGGCCTCGGGGGCGAGGGGAATGTGCGGATTGATCTCCATGGGATAGATGCGGCACACCAGTGGCCGGCGCTCGTAGATGCGGCACAGCTGCTGTTCGTCAAGATTCCGGCAGGGCCCGACGTTGTAGGCGGCGAAAGTGATCGCCACATAGGCGTCGGTGTTGCCGCTGGGCACCCGGCACGAGCGTCTTTGGGCATGTTCACGCTGCTCTGCCGGCAAGCCCAGGCCGTTGCCGAGAAAGGCTTCTACCAGCACGATCACCTGCCCGCCATCGACTGCCCAGGCGCGGGCTTCGGCGAGAGTCAGGGGGACATGGTGGTCGTGGCAGCACTTGCCGCAGCCTACGCAGGAAAACCGAGTGTTCATGGGGCAAGCAACCAAAGCGGATCGATGGGGGCGTCGTTTTTCTGTTGTCCGACGCCACGGATGCCGCTAGCGAAGCAAGTACTGCGCCAGTCAACGGGCCTTGAGTGCTGGGCGAATGCTGTCCCACTCGCTGACCACAGCCTTGCGGCTGGGGCGGTGGTACAGGCACAGCTCGATGCCGCTGCGGCCCTGCATGTGTTTCTGTGGGTACTGGCCTTGCAGCAGGAGGGCGGTGTAGCCGAGCTGGTCGTCGAACTGCGCGCTGTGGCCCAACGGTTTCGGATTCTTCAGGCCGCTGGCCTGGATGCAACTGCGCTGCACGGCCTGTTCCAGCTCGGCCCAGGCCTGGTCGCTGGAGGCATGGACCTGGCCGGCGAGGGCGCAGAGACAGAGCAGGGCCAGGGGCTTGCAGTTCATGGTGACGGAGCCTCGATGTGGAGTACGACGGTGGACCACGCCAACGGTGCTCCGTTCGCTGCATGTGGCCGCTGCTGCAGGACGGCGGATCGAGGTCACTGAAGGCCCTGCGGGCCTTGTCGCAGCCTCGCAGGCTCGGCAGCGGGTTTTGCGCAGCGGTCGGCGGATCTTCAGGGCTACGGCACTCGTTCGCGGCGGACCACGTGCATGCCGGCGCTGTCGTACAAACGACGGGCCGGCAGGTTGTCTTCCAGGACCCTGAGGTCGACCCAGGCTTCACGGCGTTCGGCGAACATCACGAACACTTGTTGCAGCAATGCTTGGCCCAGGCCCCGGCCACGGGCGTCGGCATCTACCACCAGGTCCTTGAGGTAGGCGCTGGTCCAGCACTGGGCCACGCCGATCACCCGCCCGGCTTCCAGGGCGACCAGGCACAGTTGGGGATCGTATTCGGCATCGGACTGGAAGGCGTTGCGCCACGTGTCGAGGTCCGGGACGCGACCGCCACCGTCCAGGTAGCCCTGTTGCATCAGATGATGCACATCGCCAGCCAGCTGGGGAGCGTAACGCTGCACGGTGATCCCTTCGGGCCACAGGGGAGTGGCCAGGGGCCCCGACAGCTCGCGGCGCATCAACAGGCAATAGCGGTCGTCCAATGGTCAGCGTCCCTGGGTGGCGATGGCCTTGGCGGCCTCGATCAGGCAGCGAGTCAGCTCCGGCGAGGAGAACTTGGTCAGTACTGCATTGGCACCGGCCTGGCGCGCCTTCTCGCTGTTCATGGCGCTGTCCAGAGAGGTGTGCAGCAACACGTACAGATGGGAGAAGTCCGGGGTTTCGCGCAGGGTCCGGGTCAGGGCATAGCCGTCCATTTCGGACATTTCGATGTCCGAGACGATCAGGTTGATTTCGTTGGCCGTGCCTTGCAGTTCCAGCAGGCAGTCGATGGCTTCCTTGGCGCTGCGGGCCGTGTGGCATTGCAGCCCAAGGTTGCGCAGGGTGTGCACCGACTGCTGCAGCGCCACCTGACTGTCGTCCACTACCAGGATGCGTGCGCTGCCCAGGGCTTCGGCGTCTTCCATGCTCAGCTCGGTGGGCGCCATTTCGATCTGGGTCGGAGCGATGCCGTGGATCACCTTCTCGATATCCAGTACCTGGACCAGGGTTCCGTCCACCTGGGTCACCCCGGTGATATATGACTTGATGCCACCGGAGCCGTAGGGTGGTGGGCGGATGTCTGTGGTCAGGCAGTGCACGATCTTGCTCACGGCCTGTACGTGCAGGCCCTGCTTGGAGCGGCTGACGTCGGTGACGATCAGGCAGCCGGCATCGGGATCGGCCAGGGGGCGCTCGCCGATGGCCCGGCTGAGATCGATCACCGACAGGGAATT
Coding sequences:
- a CDS encoding methyl-accepting chemotaxis protein; this encodes MSLRLRLWTWISASLIGSFGISVWLLPHSWIYQGAAVALGCCLGALGVGWQLRPLERLTERARQIGDNPLSQGIYTGRLDEFGRIEFALQMLEAQVGAVVGRIGDASQRLAGHAAELVEHLHCSHSSTLEQQAETDQVAAAIHQMAASVAEVATHAQQASVAADQAESETREGHLLVGESRSAVLRLASELERATEVIHQLESHSIDISGVLEVIRSIAEQTNLLALNAAIEAARAGEQGRGFAVVADEVRGLAQRTQDSTNEIQRMISTLQTGARHAVEAMQHSSQHVESSVDQAQRAAVALDGISQRVNQITEMSLQIAAAVEEQSAVSEDINRNIIGIRNACEATVSAGQLSHVNSGDVAGLAGDLRQLALEFWHKRA
- a CDS encoding chemotaxis protein CheV, with translation MSSNKARADSLSLLLFTLRSGKLMAINLLKVSEIIPCPPLTKLPESHPHVKGIATLRGNSLSVIDLSRAIGERPLADPDAGCLIVTDVSRSKQGLHVQAVSKIVHCLTTDIRPPPYGSGGIKSYITGVTQVDGTLVQVLDIEKVIHGIAPTQIEMAPTELSMEDAEALGSARILVVDDSQVALQQSVHTLRNLGLQCHTARSAKEAIDCLLELQGTANEINLIVSDIEMSEMDGYALTRTLRETPDFSHLYVLLHTSLDSAMNSEKARQAGANAVLTKFSSPELTRCLIEAAKAIATQGR
- a CDS encoding YkgJ family cysteine cluster protein, with amino-acid sequence MNTRFSCVGCGKCCHDHHVPLTLAEARAWAVDGGQVIVLVEAFLGNGLGLPAEQREHAQRRSCRVPSGNTDAYVAITFAAYNVGPCRNLDEQQLCRIYERRPLVCRIYPMEINPHIPLAPEAKECPPQSWEQGPQLILGGELVDEELAALIQRSRQADRDDIQIKQAVCARLGIRTTALKGDGFTAYLPDMGALANTIDQLQAAPLAAPEQAWSFHLSGEQVAAEVAASGALVISDTPLNYAFIPLRAA
- a CDS encoding multidrug efflux RND transporter permease subunit, with the translated sequence MKGQGSISAWCVDHPVATVLLTFALVLLGLIAFPRLPVAPLPEAEFPTIQVSAALPGASPDTMASSVATPLEVQFSAIPGMTQMTSSSALGTSLLTLQFTLNKSIDTAAQEVQAAINTAAGKLPKDMPTLPTWKKVNPADSPVLILSISSMQMPGTELSDYAETLLARQISQIDGVGQINITGQQRPAIRVQASADKLAAIGLTLADIRLAIQQTSLNLAKGALYGESSISTLSTNDQLFHPEEYGQLIVSYKDGAPVHLQDVARVVSGPEDAYVQAWSGDQPGVNLVISRQPGANIVETVDRIQAALPGLEAMLPASVQVKVLVDRTQTIRASLHEVEITLLIAVLLVVAVMALFLRQWSATLIVSAVLGVSLTASCALMYVMGFSLNNLTLVAIVIAVGFVVDDAIVVVENIHRHLEAGDGMREAAIKGAGEIGFTVVSISFSLVAAFIPLLFMGGVVGRLFKEFALTATSTIMISVVVSLTLAPTLAALFMRAPVHSEHTAPGFGERLLALYERGLRRALAHQKLMLGLFALTLGMAIAGYIMIPKGFFPVQDTGFVLGTTEAAADISYPDMVKKHQALAEIVAADPAVQAFSHSVGVSGSNQTIANGRFWISLKKRGERDVSASAFIDRIRPQLMAVPGITLYLRAGQDINLSSGPSRAQYQYVLKSNDGPTLSTWTQRLTEKLRGNPAFRDISNDLQLGGSITHIDIDRTAAARFGLTASDVDEALYDAFGQRQINEFQTQVNQYNVILELDTRQRGKAESLAYFYLRSPLTGEMVPLSALARFDAPTVGPLSIAHDGMFPAANLSFNLAPGVALGDAVILLDQAKREIGMPAAISGNFQGAAQAFQSSLASQPYLILAALVAVYIILGVLYESFVHPLTIISTLPSAGLGALLMLWLCGQDFSIMALIGLVLLIGIVKKNGILMIDFALEAQRNRGLAPQEAIYQACITRFRPIIMTTLAALLGALPLMLGYGAGAELRQPLGIAVVGGLLVSQALTLFTTPVIYLWLERLFHRPQPALMPATKT
- a CDS encoding efflux RND transporter periplasmic adaptor subunit, which gives rise to MPIAKKTIVTVALLVALAASAAWLLSKPSTAKLATPTAIPVRVVEVMRQDVPRYSSGIGSVLSLHSVAIRPQVDGILTRLLVKEGQQVKAGDLLATIDDRSIRAALDQARAQLAQNQAQLQVAQVNLKRYKLLSVDDGISRQTYDQQAALVNQLNATVQGNLAAIDAAQVQLSYTQIRSPVTGRVGIRTVDEGNFLRMTDTQGLFSVTQIDPIAVEFSLPQQMLPTLQRLIKAQSPAAVMAYQGADSDSPGALLGNGHLTLIDNQINTSTGTLRAKAEFDNAGQALWPGQLVTLKIQTALDQGALTVPPTVVQRGLDQHFVYRVKGQQVEAVPVQVLYQDSGLTIVSGVQAGDVLVSDGQSRLKPGSQVQVVGDPPQLARAEESKP
- a CDS encoding GNAT family N-acetyltransferase — protein: MDDRYCLLMRRELSGPLATPLWPEGITVQRYAPQLAGDVHHLMQQGYLDGGGRVPDLDTWRNAFQSDAEYDPQLCLVALEAGRVIGVAQCWTSAYLKDLVVDADARGRGLGQALLQQVFVMFAERREAWVDLRVLEDNLPARRLYDSAGMHVVRRERVP